From the Glandiceps talaboti chromosome 12, keGlaTala1.1, whole genome shotgun sequence genome, one window contains:
- the LOC144443842 gene encoding ciliary microtubule associated protein 1A-like: MAEESDNGDKTIIAARERGPGPGRYALPSSCGYIKHDTTKHMNPAYSFGQRHVSTMFRKDCSPGPGYFINPRVTRAGRDGTPSYSILGRQKDPHTFKTPCPRAYCPEKVHPQGERHAPKYSMGARTRYRKRDAAPASNSYSLPPLLGPKVANKNSCPSYSMTRRATTGSYLEDMAKTPGPGRYNATAPDIPSNINKAPVYSMLGRSYMPGDRTKKPGPGAHSPEKVTVNKPKQPIHSLGIRHSEYVTPLIVEVAD, encoded by the exons ATGGCAGAAGAAAGCGACAACGGTGACAAGACAATAATCGCAGCCAGAGAAAGAG GTCCCGGTCCAGGACGTTATGCATTACCGTCTTCATGTGGCTACATCAAACATGATACAACCAAACACATGAACCCTGCCTACTCATTCGGCCAACGTCACGTTTCCACAA TGTTCCGTAAAGACTGCAGTCCTGGTCCAGGTTATTTCATAAATCCACGTGTAACTAGGGCTGGTAGAGATGGCACACCGTCGTACTCAATTCTCGGTAGACAGAAAGACCCAC ATACTTTTAAGACCCCGTGCCCTAGGGCCTATTGTCCGGAGAAGGTCCATCCACAAGGGGAAAGGCACGCACCAAAATACTCGATGGGAGCAAGAACAAGGTACCGTAAAAGAGACGCTGCACCGGCCTCGAATAGCTACTCACTGCCACCACTACTCGGACCTAAAGTGGCGAACAAAAACTCGTGTCCGAGTTACTCAATGACAAGACGGGCTACGACTGGCAGCTACCTCGAAGACATGGCCAAAACTCCCGGCCCAGGTCGTTACAACGCCACCGCTCCTGATATACCCAGCAACATTAACAAGGCACCTGTATACTCTATGCTAGGACGCAGTTACATGCCAGGAGACAGAACCAAGAAACCCGGACCTGGGGCTCATAGCCCGGAAAAAGTAACAGTGAACAAACCAAAGCAACCTATCCATTCACTTGGAATTCGGCATTCTGAATATGTGACACCACTTATTGTGGAAGTAGCGGACTAA